The stretch of DNA CAGTCTTGAGATGTTCGTATTTTCTGGCGCCGTACGCCGCCCCGCCGACCGAGACCACCGCGGTGCTGATGCCGACGAAGGGGATGATCGCGAACATCACGACCCGCCACCCGGTCGTATAGATGGCGACGGCGTCGGTCCCTGATATCCCGACGAGGAGGCTGTTGATGATGATGGCAAGGGCCGACATCAGGAAGAACTCGAGGCTTGCCGGCAGGCCCACTTTCAGGATGTCAATGATGGTGCTCGGGTCGGGAGAGAACACCCGCCGTGAGAGGGAGACATAGGTGTCCTTCCTCACAAAGAACCAGAAGAGGATCACCACCGAGACGAGGGCGATCGAGATGACCGTCGCAAGGGCTGCACCGGCGATCCCCATCCCGGCCCCGTAGATGAGGATCGGGTCCAGGACGATGTTGATGATCGATGAGGCGCCCATGGCGTACATCGTCCGCTTCATGTCCCCCTCGGCCCTGAGGATGGCGTAGGCGATGTTGGTGAAGAGGACGAAGACGGTGCCGGTGAAGAGGGTCTGCCCGTACACCGTTGCAAGCCCGGTCGTATCGCCGGCGCCGAGGAGGACGGCGACCGGGCCTGCGAGGAGGATGAGGGGGAGAGTGAGGGCGGCGGAGAGCGTGAGGGAGAGGAGGATGGCGTGGACTGCGGTGTTGTCGGCCCCTTCTCTGTTCCCGGCCCCGATCCGGCGGGCGATCGCGGAGGTGACACCGGCCCCGAGGCCGACGGAAAGCCCCATGAGGATCATGAAGACCGGGGTCATGAAGCCGACGGCGGCCAGAGCGTCGGATCCGAGGCCCGCGACCCAGATCGCATCGACGAGGTTGTAGGTCGACATCAGGAGCATGGCGGCGATCATCGGGATCGAGAGTTTGAGGATCGCCCGCTTGGGGTCGCCGGTGAGGAGGGCGACGCCCGCAGTTGTTCCTGTCCGCTCAGAGGGTTCTTGTCCAGTGTTCTGCATAGTCGCTGTCTCCTGTTGCCCTGGTCATGGCGAGGCTGTTGCGTGCGATTTTCCTGAGGAGGGTCTGCATTGTGAGGCGTTCATCTCCGGTGAGTCCGGCGCAGATCTCTTCCTCCCACTGCCGGTCGATCCTGACGATCTCGGGTACGATCCGCTCTCCTGCATCGGTGAGAGCGACGAGGACTGCGCGACGGTTCCCCGGGTCGACGGTGCGGCTGACATATCCGGCGTCCTCGAGTTTCCTGACGGCCCTGGCAATGGTCGCCTTGTCGACGTGGAAGCGGCGGGCCAGGGTGTCCTGGGTGATCCCCTGTTCGTGCGCGAGGTGGAGGAGAGTGAAGAGTTGCCCTGAGGAGAGGCCGAACTGCCTCATCCGCTCGTCAACGATGATGTGGTGGGTCCGGTGGATGATGGAGACAAGGGCCCCGAGGGGGACCGTCTCGCGCGGCTGGTACATGGGGATCAGGTTTGGCGCCCAGGAGGGATAACAGTTGTGTGCGCAACTGTTGTGTGCGCAACCTTGCCTGCCCTGATCACCAGATATATCTTCCGGCCGCGACCATCTGCCGTCCGGGGTGAATCTGCGATTGACCGATGGCCAGAGAGGACCGCCCGGGCGGGGGCTCGGGCGGCGGGGAGTGCCGCCTGAAGCATGTATCTGCCCCTCGTGCGGCGAGGAAGTGCAAAAGACCCGGGGCGTGCCCTGCCGGGAGATGAAGTGCCCGAAATGCGGGGCGGTGATGGTTGGAAAGTGAAAGGGGGCCTGTACCGGTCCGGGGCTGTGAGCGAAGGGTCAAATAAACACTCTTTTTAATCGGTGGATTCCTCATGTTTGTATGGATCCATTGCCAGTCAGATCGCGATTTCGTCTTGTGACCCTTTTTTTCACACTGATGCTTTTTCTTTCATCTGCATCGGTATCGGCGTGCACGATCTTTGCGGTGACGCCCGGCGCCTCAGAGGACGGCACCATGTATCTCGGCCACACCAACGACGGCGTCGGCACCGACTGGCGGAACATCGACGACATCAGCGTGACCTATATCCCCGCGGCCGACCATCCGGCCGGGGCGAAGAGAGCGGTCCTCTTCGATCCAGACAGCGGATCGGACGCCGCCGGCAACAAAGGCGGAGACGCTTCTGAGTGGGTTCTCGGCTCCATCGATCAGGTGCCGCACACCTATGGCTACTACACCGCGTCCTACGGGATGATGAACGAGCACCAGCTCCTGAGCGCCGAGTGCACCGACTATGCCAGGATCCAGCTCGATGCAGAGGAGGGCAGGAGGATCTTCTACTCCTCGGAGCTCTCCAATGTGGCGCTTGAACGCTGCAGAACAGCACGGGAAGCCATCGAACTTACCGGCGCCCTCATCGAAACCTATGGCTATTACGGGACCGGCGAGACGCTCAT from Methanofollis liminatans DSM 4140 encodes:
- a CDS encoding MATE family efflux transporter; the encoded protein is MQNTGQEPSERTGTTAGVALLTGDPKRAILKLSIPMIAAMLLMSTYNLVDAIWVAGLGSDALAAVGFMTPVFMILMGLSVGLGAGVTSAIARRIGAGNREGADNTAVHAILLSLTLSAALTLPLILLAGPVAVLLGAGDTTGLATVYGQTLFTGTVFVLFTNIAYAILRAEGDMKRTMYAMGASSIINIVLDPILIYGAGMGIAGAALATVISIALVSVVILFWFFVRKDTYVSLSRRVFSPDPSTIIDILKVGLPASLEFFLMSALAIIINSLLVGISGTDAVAIYTTGWRVVMFAIIPFVGISTAVVSVGGAAYGARKYEHLKTAHTFSVGLGVVIAIAMSAITWLVAPQIALIFTYSPESAHLAPGIVVFLQIMCFFYPFVPPGIMSGSIFQGTGKGTTSLAISVLRNLLFIALFTWVLAIPMGMGEAGVWWGIVAGDILGGIVGYLWARLYIARLIATAKSPHTP
- a CDS encoding MarR family winged helix-turn-helix transcriptional regulator, with the protein product MYQPRETVPLGALVSIIHRTHHIIVDERMRQFGLSSGQLFTLLHLAHEQGITQDTLARRFHVDKATIARAVRKLEDAGYVSRTVDPGNRRAVLVALTDAGERIVPEIVRIDRQWEEEICAGLTGDERLTMQTLLRKIARNSLAMTRATGDSDYAEHWTRTL